A region of Sulfitobacter faviae DNA encodes the following proteins:
- a CDS encoding MaoC family dehydratase codes for MRREIDRAEMEAAVGRELGVSPWFMMDQARIDAFADVTEDHQFIHVDPLRAAKTDFGGTVAHGMLTLSMMSGMAYGALPVVTGTKASINYGFDSVRFVAPVHSGKRIRGRFTLAEAQRRGRGDLMTRFAATVEIEGTARPALKADWLVLYQF; via the coding sequence ATGCGCAGAGAGATTGACCGGGCAGAGATGGAAGCCGCCGTGGGCCGTGAGTTGGGCGTCTCGCCGTGGTTCATGATGGATCAGGCGCGGATCGACGCTTTTGCCGATGTGACCGAGGATCACCAGTTCATCCATGTCGACCCGCTCCGCGCGGCCAAGACGGATTTTGGCGGCACCGTGGCGCATGGGATGCTCACCCTGTCGATGATGTCGGGCATGGCTTACGGTGCGCTGCCGGTGGTGACGGGAACGAAGGCATCGATCAACTACGGGTTCGACAGCGTGCGCTTCGTGGCGCCCGTGCATTCCGGCAAGCGGATTCGGGGGCGGTTCACGCTGGCCGAGGCGCAGAGGCGCGGGCGGGGTGACCTGATGACCCGCTTTGCCGCAACGGTAGAAATCGAAGGCACCGCGCGGCCTGCGCTCAAAGCGGATTGGCTTGTGCTCTATCAGTTCTAG
- a CDS encoding DUF1244 domain-containing protein has protein sequence MPSQQEIELQAAAFRRLQKHLMEDRTDVQNIDMMNLAGFCRNCLSRWYQEAANERGIEMGKDEARELFYGMTMDEWKANYQTDANDSQKEAFKTAFEENVGKG, from the coding sequence ATGCCCAGCCAACAAGAGATCGAACTGCAAGCCGCCGCCTTTCGGCGGTTGCAGAAACACCTGATGGAAGATCGGACGGATGTGCAGAACATCGACATGATGAACCTCGCCGGTTTTTGCCGCAACTGCCTCTCGCGCTGGTATCAAGAGGCCGCCAACGAACGCGGCATCGAGATGGGCAAGGACGAGGCGCGCGAATTGTTCTACGGGATGACGATGGACGAATGGAAAGCCAACTATCAGACCGATGCGAACGACAGCCAGAAAGAGGCGTTCAAAACAGCCTTTGAAGAGAATGTCGGAAAGGGTTGA
- the pyk gene encoding pyruvate kinase, with amino-acid sequence MRRLRNVKIVATLGPASETREVIAALHNAGADVFRLNMSHGSHEEIREKHRIIRDIEKETGGAIGILADLQGPKLRVGVFEGDGPTLEEGASFRLDLDETPGDATRVCLPHPEIFAALEPCASLLINDGKIRLKVRDCGPDFADCEVVTGGVISNRKGVNVPDVLLPLAALSEKDRADLEFVCELGVDWLALSFVQRPEDVTEARDLVRGRAAVLSKIEKPAAVERFEAILDVSDGIMVARGDLGVELPVQNVPPIQKRLVRKCRAAAKPVIVATQMLESMIESPMPTRAEVSDVATAIYEGADAVMLSAESAAGDYPLQAVATMDNVAQEVEADSTYTQIIESSRTADRTTVADGIVAAAREIAETTDIKAICCFTQSGTTALLTARERPRVPIIALSPLVNTARRLALSWGTNCIITDGHDRFKLAVLSAARAALSEGYAGPEDHIVVTAGVPFNVPGSTNILRVAPCDERLIYASDPE; translated from the coding sequence ATGAGACGTTTGCGCAATGTAAAGATCGTGGCCACGCTTGGGCCAGCCTCTGAAACCCGAGAGGTGATCGCGGCATTGCACAACGCCGGGGCGGATGTTTTCCGCCTGAACATGAGCCACGGAAGCCACGAAGAGATCCGGGAAAAGCACCGGATCATCCGCGATATCGAGAAAGAGACCGGCGGCGCGATCGGCATTCTGGCGGACCTTCAGGGGCCGAAACTGCGCGTTGGCGTGTTCGAGGGCGATGGGCCAACCTTGGAAGAGGGGGCATCCTTCCGGCTTGATCTTGACGAGACGCCGGGCGATGCGACCCGCGTCTGCCTGCCCCATCCTGAGATTTTCGCAGCCCTTGAGCCGTGCGCGAGCCTGTTGATCAATGATGGCAAGATCCGCCTCAAAGTGCGCGACTGCGGCCCGGATTTCGCCGATTGCGAAGTGGTGACGGGCGGTGTCATCTCAAACCGCAAGGGCGTGAACGTGCCCGACGTGCTGCTGCCGCTGGCCGCGCTTTCTGAGAAAGACCGCGCCGATCTGGAGTTCGTCTGCGAATTGGGGGTCGACTGGCTCGCCCTCAGCTTTGTTCAGCGGCCCGAGGATGTGACCGAGGCGCGCGATCTGGTCAGAGGCCGGGCGGCGGTGCTGTCGAAGATCGAGAAGCCCGCGGCGGTGGAGCGGTTCGAGGCGATCTTGGATGTCAGCGACGGCATCATGGTGGCACGGGGCGATCTGGGCGTGGAGCTGCCGGTGCAGAATGTGCCGCCGATTCAGAAACGTCTGGTGCGCAAATGCCGCGCGGCGGCCAAGCCGGTGATCGTGGCGACACAGATGCTCGAATCGATGATCGAAAGCCCGATGCCGACCCGCGCCGAAGTCTCGGACGTGGCCACCGCGATTTACGAAGGCGCCGACGCCGTGATGCTGAGCGCCGAATCCGCCGCCGGGGATTACCCGCTGCAGGCCGTTGCAACGATGGACAACGTGGCTCAAGAGGTCGAAGCCGATTCGACCTATACGCAGATCATCGAATCCTCGCGTACGGCGGATCGCACCACCGTGGCCGATGGCATCGTCGCCGCCGCGCGTGAGATTGCCGAGACGACGGACATCAAGGCGATCTGCTGCTTTACCCAATCGGGCACCACCGCCCTGCTGACCGCCCGCGAACGGCCCCGTGTGCCGATCATCGCCCTGTCGCCGCTGGTCAACACCGCGCGCCGTCTGGCGCTGAGCTGGGGCACGAATTGCATCATCACCGATGGGCATGACCGGTTTAAGCTGGCCGTGCTGAGCGCCGCGCGGGCCGCCCTGTCAGAGGGGTATGCCGGACCGGAGGATCATATCGTCGTCACCGCCGGTGTGCCCTTCAACGTGCCGGGCAGCACCAATATTCTGCGCGTCGCGCCCTGTGACGAACGTTTGATTTACGCCTCCGATCCAGAGTAG
- the rpmI gene encoding 50S ribosomal protein L35, with product MPKMKTKSSAKKRFKVSATGKVIASQAGKQHGMIKRTNKFIRNARGTTTLSEADAKIVKGFMPYAR from the coding sequence ATGCCCAAGATGAAGACGAAATCGAGCGCCAAGAAGCGCTTCAAGGTCTCGGCGACCGGCAAGGTCATCGCCAGCCAAGCCGGCAAACAGCACGGCATGATCAAGCGGACCAACAAGTTCATCCGTAACGCACGCGGCACGACAACCCTGTCGGAAGCCGATGCAAAGATCGTCAAGGGCTTCATGCCCTACGCCCGCTGA
- the rplT gene encoding 50S ribosomal protein L20, with protein sequence MSRVKGGTVTHARHKKIIKAAKGYYGRRKNVFKVATQAVDKANQYATRDRKNRKRNFRALWIQRINAAVRSHDEALTYSRFINGLTLAGIEVDRKVLADLAVHEPEAFGAIVKQAQDALAA encoded by the coding sequence ATGTCCCGAGTTAAAGGTGGTACAGTCACCCACGCGCGTCACAAGAAGATCATCAAAGCCGCAAAAGGCTACTATGGTCGCCGCAAGAACGTCTTCAAGGTCGCCACGCAGGCGGTCGACAAGGCCAACCAATATGCAACGCGTGACCGCAAGAACCGCAAGCGCAACTTCCGCGCCCTGTGGATCCAGCGGATCAACGCCGCCGTGCGCAGCCACGACGAGGCGCTGACATACAGCCGCTTCATCAACGGTCTGACGCTGGCCGGCATCGAAGTGGACCGCAAGGTTCTGGCCGATCTGGCCGTGCACGAGCCCGAAGCCTTCGGTGCGATCGTCAAGCAAGCGCAGGACGCGCTGGCGGCCTAA
- a CDS encoding Hint domain-containing protein has translation MPGIVINRLDEDPHETVYGIRDDTSSRGVDLEGARITLTYADGSVETLTWHATDPYTNGAAVGEDTQMSFGYDWHHLETTKPLATMEIDLQPASSVFDTTTTADDDPNGGSTPTSLEGFPFRVESGSRDLAGDLEVTYSGIVNLAGSPAAGDLFTTMTVDFSDLPEGGLLGNLAWKSDIDTMREEGDLVSTGVACFARGTLITTEAGDLPVEALAPGVRVLTQGHGYQELVAALRRRVGVGELAKNPKLYPIRISAGALGAGLPKRDLMVSRQHRMVARSGIVKRICGAMAVLVAAIRLTELPGVHVDEGISQVEYFHLVFEKHQIVYAEGAPSESFLLNAETVKTLGQAQREEFATLFPALVEGDGFGTPAHQIPAGPVQKRLIAKHKKNGRALLSV, from the coding sequence ATGCCCGGAATTGTAATCAATAGGTTGGACGAAGACCCCCATGAGACGGTCTACGGCATTCGCGACGATACCAGTTCGCGCGGCGTCGATCTGGAGGGCGCGCGGATCACGCTGACCTATGCCGATGGCTCGGTCGAGACGCTGACGTGGCACGCAACAGATCCCTATACGAATGGCGCGGCGGTGGGCGAGGATACGCAGATGTCCTTCGGCTATGACTGGCACCATCTTGAGACGACCAAGCCGCTCGCCACAATGGAGATCGACCTTCAGCCCGCCAGTTCCGTTTTCGACACCACCACCACGGCGGACGATGACCCCAATGGCGGCTCGACCCCCACTTCGCTTGAGGGGTTTCCCTTCCGCGTGGAGTCCGGTTCGCGGGACTTGGCCGGTGATCTTGAGGTGACCTATTCCGGCATCGTCAATCTGGCAGGCAGCCCGGCTGCGGGGGATTTGTTCACCACCATGACAGTCGATTTCTCAGACCTGCCCGAGGGCGGGTTATTGGGGAATCTGGCGTGGAAATCCGACATCGACACGATGCGCGAGGAGGGCGATCTGGTCTCGACCGGCGTGGCCTGTTTCGCGCGCGGCACGCTGATCACCACCGAAGCGGGCGATCTCCCGGTTGAGGCTTTGGCCCCCGGCGTGCGTGTGCTGACCCAAGGCCACGGCTATCAGGAGCTTGTCGCGGCGCTGCGCCGCAGGGTCGGGGTGGGGGAGTTGGCGAAGAACCCCAAGCTCTACCCCATTCGGATCAGTGCCGGAGCCTTGGGCGCGGGGCTGCCGAAGCGTGACCTCATGGTCTCAAGACAGCATCGCATGGTCGCGCGTTCAGGCATCGTCAAGCGGATCTGCGGCGCGATGGCCGTGCTCGTCGCCGCGATCCGGTTGACCGAACTGCCGGGGGTGCATGTGGATGAGGGCATCTCACAGGTGGAGTATTTCCACTTGGTCTTTGAAAAGCATCAGATCGTCTATGCCGAAGGCGCGCCGAGCGAGAGCTTTTTGCTGAATGCCGAAACGGTGAAAACCCTCGGTCAGGCGCAGCGCGAGGAGTTCGCGACGCTCTTCCCCGCTTTGGTTGAGGGTGACGGCTTCGGCACCCCCGCGCATCAGATCCCAGCGGGCCCCGTGCAAAAGCGGTTGATTGCAAAGCACAAGAAAAACGGGCGCGCCCTGCTATCGGTTTAG
- a CDS encoding type 1 glutamine amidotransferase domain-containing protein, whose protein sequence is MKILMVLTSHDELGDTGNKTGFWLEEFAAPYYVFKDAGADVTLASPKGGQPPLDPNSDSEDAQTDATRRFKGDDAAQQALASTKVLGDVDADGFDAIFYPGGHGPLWDLANDADSKRLIETFWASERPVGAVCHAPAVFKDTQANGKPLVSGKRVTGFTNTEEEGVGLTEVVPFLVEDMLKENGGDYSKGDDWASYVLVDGKLVTGQNPASSEEAAKEMLALLK, encoded by the coding sequence ATGAAAATTCTGATGGTTCTGACATCGCATGATGAATTGGGCGACACCGGCAACAAGACCGGCTTTTGGCTCGAAGAATTCGCCGCCCCCTATTACGTTTTCAAGGACGCGGGCGCGGATGTGACCCTTGCCTCGCCCAAGGGCGGGCAGCCGCCGCTCGACCCCAATAGCGACAGCGAAGACGCGCAGACCGACGCCACCCGCCGGTTCAAGGGCGATGACGCCGCGCAGCAGGCACTGGCCTCGACCAAAGTGCTGGGCGATGTGGACGCGGATGGTTTCGATGCGATCTTCTACCCCGGCGGCCACGGCCCCCTGTGGGATCTGGCCAATGACGCCGACAGCAAGCGCCTGATCGAAACCTTCTGGGCCTCCGAGCGCCCCGTGGGGGCCGTCTGCCACGCGCCTGCTGTGTTCAAGGACACCCAAGCCAACGGCAAGCCGCTGGTTTCGGGCAAACGCGTGACCGGCTTTACCAACACCGAGGAAGAAGGCGTTGGCCTGACCGAGGTGGTGCCCTTCTTGGTCGAAGACATGCTGAAGGAAAACGGCGGCGACTACAGCAAGGGCGACGATTGGGCGTCCTATGTGCTGGTCGACGGCAAGCTGGTCACCGGCCAGAACCCCGCCTCTTCCGAGGAAGCGGCGAAAGAGATGCTGGCGCTCTTGAAGTGA
- the pheS gene encoding phenylalanine--tRNA ligase subunit alpha: MDDLKQKYLSQIADAGDESALEDIRLAAVGKKGEVALKMRELGKMTPEERQVAGPALNALKDEINSALSAKKAALADAALDERLRSEWLDVTLPTRHQRQGSIHPVSQVTEELTAIFAEMGFAVAEGPRIDTDWYNFDALNIPGHHPARAEMDTFYMHRAEGDERAPHVLRTHTSPVQIRTMEAEGAPLRIICPGGVYRADYDQTHTPMFHQVEGLAIDKDLSMANLKWVLEEFFSAFFEIDGIKTRFRASHFPFTEPSAEVDIQCSWVDGQLRIGEGDGWMEVLGSGMVHPKVLSAGGIDPEKWQGFAFGMGIDRIAMLKYGIPDLRAFFDSDLRWLRHYGFASLDQPNLHGGLSR, encoded by the coding sequence ATGGACGATCTGAAGCAAAAGTACCTGAGCCAAATCGCCGATGCTGGCGACGAATCCGCGCTGGAAGACATCCGGCTGGCCGCCGTGGGCAAAAAGGGCGAAGTCGCGCTGAAAATGCGCGAGCTGGGCAAGATGACCCCCGAGGAGCGTCAGGTCGCGGGCCCCGCGCTGAACGCGCTGAAGGATGAGATCAACTCGGCGCTCTCGGCCAAGAAGGCGGCCCTTGCCGATGCCGCGCTGGACGAGCGCCTGCGCAGCGAATGGCTCGACGTGACCCTGCCCACGCGGCACCAGCGTCAAGGCAGCATCCACCCGGTGAGCCAAGTCACCGAAGAGCTGACCGCGATCTTCGCCGAGATGGGTTTTGCCGTTGCCGAAGGCCCGCGCATCGACACCGATTGGTACAACTTCGACGCGCTAAACATCCCCGGCCACCACCCCGCGCGGGCCGAAATGGACACCTTCTATATGCACCGGGCCGAGGGGGACGAACGCGCGCCCCATGTGCTGCGCACCCATACCTCCCCGGTGCAGATCCGCACCATGGAGGCCGAGGGCGCGCCTTTGCGCATCATCTGCCCCGGCGGCGTCTACCGCGCGGACTATGACCAGACCCACACGCCGATGTTCCATCAGGTCGAAGGTCTGGCGATCGACAAGGACCTGTCGATGGCGAACCTGAAATGGGTGCTGGAGGAGTTCTTCTCGGCCTTCTTCGAAATCGACGGCATCAAGACCCGCTTCCGCGCCTCGCATTTCCCCTTCACCGAGCCTTCGGCCGAGGTCGACATCCAATGTTCCTGGGTCGACGGCCAGCTGCGCATCGGCGAGGGTGACGGCTGGATGGAGGTGCTCGGCTCCGGCATGGTGCACCCCAAGGTGCTCTCCGCCGGCGGGATCGACCCCGAGAAATGGCAGGGCTTTGCCTTTGGCATGGGGATCGACCGGATCGCGATGCTGAAATACGGTATTCCGGACTTGCGGGCATTCTTTGATTCAGACCTGCGCTGGCTGCGGCACTATGGGTTTGCGAGCTTGGATCAGCCGAATTTGCATGGTGGGTTGAGTAGGTGA
- the pheT gene encoding phenylalanine--tRNA ligase subunit beta, whose product MKFTLSWLKDHLDTTASIDEITYALTDLGLEVEGVENPAAKLADFTLGYVQSAEKHPDADRLNVCQVETDEGVMQIICGAPNARAGITVVVAKPGVYVPGIDTTIGVGKIRGVESFGMMASEREMELSEEHDGIIELPSGKPGDRFIDWLAENDPAKVDPVIEIAITPNRPDALGVRGIARDLAARGLGKLKPRDCDAVEGSFASPISVSIDEDTLDGCPVFYGRLIKGVKNGPSPKWLQDRLRAIGLRPISFLVDVTNFFTFDRNRPLHVFDADKVAGNLRVHRAKGGEEIAALDEKSYTLQEGQMVISDDSGVESIAGIMGGEATGVTEETVNVFVESAYWDPVQIAYTGRALKINSDARYRFERGVDPAFTPEGLELATHMILDHAGGEASEVVVAGQVPDTSRAYKLDAARVQSLVGMTIPESDQRETLTALGFQLDGDMAQVPSWRPDVQGEADLVEEVARIASLTQLEGKPLPRLTTGVPRPVLSPMQRRVVTARRTAAALGYNECVSYSFIDQASAALFGGGTDATRLENPISSDMSHMRPDLLPGLLQAAARNQARGFADMALFEVGPAFSGGEPGEEQVMVSGLLVGRTGPRDVHGAARAVDVYDVKADAEAVLAAIGAPAKVQILRGADEWWHPGRHGKICLGPKKVLGVFGEVHPRVLAAMDVKGPAMAFTLYPAEVPLPRKSGATRPALQISDLQAVERDFAFVVDADVEALALVNAAKGADKTLIEDVRVFDEFIGGSLGEGKKSLAITVRLQPSDKTLKDADIEAVGAKVVEKVTKATGGVLRG is encoded by the coding sequence ATGAAATTCACCCTCTCCTGGCTCAAGGACCATCTCGACACCACGGCGTCGATTGATGAGATCACCTATGCCCTGACCGACCTTGGCCTCGAAGTCGAAGGCGTCGAGAACCCGGCGGCGAAGCTTGCCGACTTCACCCTCGGCTATGTGCAATCGGCCGAGAAACATCCCGATGCCGACCGGCTGAACGTCTGTCAGGTGGAAACCGACGAAGGCGTCATGCAGATCATCTGTGGCGCGCCCAATGCCCGCGCGGGCATCACCGTCGTCGTGGCCAAGCCGGGCGTCTATGTGCCGGGCATCGACACGACCATCGGCGTCGGCAAGATCCGCGGCGTGGAGAGCTTCGGCATGATGGCCTCCGAGCGCGAGATGGAACTCAGCGAGGAACATGACGGCATCATCGAGCTGCCCTCGGGCAAGCCCGGTGACCGTTTCATCGACTGGCTGGCCGAGAACGATCCCGCCAAAGTCGACCCGGTGATCGAGATCGCCATCACTCCGAACCGCCCCGATGCGCTTGGCGTGCGCGGCATTGCGCGTGACCTCGCCGCGCGGGGTCTGGGCAAGCTCAAGCCGCGCGATTGCGATGCGGTCGAGGGCAGCTTTGCCTCGCCGATCTCCGTCAGCATCGACGAGGATACGCTTGACGGCTGCCCGGTGTTCTATGGCCGCTTGATCAAAGGCGTGAAGAACGGCCCCAGCCCGAAGTGGCTGCAGGACCGGCTCCGCGCCATCGGGCTGCGCCCGATTTCGTTCCTCGTGGACGTGACCAACTTCTTCACCTTCGACCGCAACCGCCCGCTGCATGTCTTCGACGCCGACAAGGTCGCGGGCAACCTGCGGGTACACCGCGCCAAGGGCGGCGAGGAGATCGCGGCGCTCGACGAGAAGAGCTACACCCTGCAGGAAGGCCAGATGGTCATCTCCGACGACAGCGGCGTGGAAAGCATCGCAGGCATCATGGGCGGCGAGGCCACCGGCGTGACCGAAGAGACGGTGAACGTCTTTGTCGAGAGCGCCTATTGGGACCCGGTTCAGATCGCCTACACGGGCCGCGCGCTGAAGATCAACTCGGACGCGCGCTACCGTTTCGAGCGCGGGGTTGATCCGGCTTTCACGCCCGAGGGGCTGGAGCTTGCCACGCATATGATCCTCGATCACGCCGGCGGCGAGGCCTCCGAGGTCGTGGTCGCGGGGCAGGTGCCGGACACGTCGCGCGCCTACAAGCTTGATGCCGCGCGGGTGCAGTCGCTCGTCGGCATGACGATCCCCGAAAGCGACCAGCGCGAGACGCTGACCGCGCTCGGCTTCCAGCTCGACGGTGACATGGCACAGGTGCCGAGCTGGCGCCCGGACGTGCAGGGCGAGGCCGATCTGGTCGAGGAAGTCGCGCGCATCGCTTCGTTGACGCAGCTCGAAGGCAAGCCGCTGCCGCGTCTGACCACGGGCGTGCCGCGCCCGGTGCTCTCGCCCATGCAGCGCCGCGTGGTGACCGCCCGGCGCACCGCCGCAGCGCTCGGCTACAACGAATGCGTGAGCTACAGCTTCATCGACCAAGCCTCGGCGGCGCTGTTCGGCGGTGGCACCGATGCGACGCGGCTGGAGAACCCGATCTCCTCGGACATGAGCCACATGCGGCCCGACCTGCTGCCCGGCCTGCTGCAAGCTGCCGCCCGCAATCAGGCGCGCGGCTTTGCCGACATGGCGCTTTTCGAGGTTGGCCCTGCCTTCTCCGGCGGCGAGCCGGGCGAGGAGCAGGTCATGGTCTCCGGTCTTCTGGTTGGCCGCACCGGCCCACGCGACGTGCATGGCGCCGCGCGTGCGGTGGATGTCTATGACGTGAAGGCCGATGCCGAGGCGGTGCTGGCCGCCATCGGCGCGCCCGCCAAGGTGCAGATCCTGCGCGGCGCTGATGAGTGGTGGCATCCGGGCCGTCACGGCAAGATCTGCCTCGGCCCCAAGAAGGTGCTCGGTGTCTTTGGCGAAGTGCACCCGCGGGTGCTGGCGGCGATGGACGTGAAAGGCCCGGCGATGGCCTTCACCCTCTACCCCGCCGAAGTGCCGCTGCCGCGCAAATCCGGCGCCACTCGCCCCGCGCTTCAGATCAGCGACCTGCAGGCGGTCGAGCGTGACTTCGCCTTTGTCGTCGATGCCGATGTGGAAGCACTGGCGCTGGTCAATGCCGCCAAGGGTGCCGACAAGACCCTGATCGAAGATGTGCGCGTTTTCGACGAGTTCATCGGCGGCAGCCTTGGCGAAGGCAAGAAATCCCTCGCCATCACCGTGCGCCTGCAACCCAGCGACAAGACGCTGAAAGACGCAGACATCGAAGCGGTGGGTGCTAAGGTGGTCGAGAAGGTGACCAAGGCCACCGGCGGCGTGCTGCGCGGCTGA
- a CDS encoding YtoQ family protein → MKVYLSGEIHTDWREQITEGARSLEVTFTAPVTDHAASDDCGVAILGAEDDKFWHDRKGAQINAIRTRKAIAEADVVVVRFGDQYKQWNAAFDAGYAAALGKSLIILHGPDHAHALKEVDAAALAVASEPAQVVEILRYVLTGTLPG, encoded by the coding sequence ATGAAAGTCTATCTCTCCGGTGAAATCCACACCGATTGGCGCGAACAGATCACCGAGGGGGCGCGTAGCCTTGAGGTGACATTTACCGCGCCCGTCACCGACCACGCCGCCAGCGACGATTGCGGCGTGGCGATCCTCGGCGCGGAGGACGACAAGTTCTGGCACGACCGTAAGGGCGCACAGATCAACGCGATCCGCACCCGCAAGGCGATTGCCGAGGCGGATGTCGTCGTGGTGCGTTTTGGTGACCAGTACAAGCAGTGGAACGCGGCCTTCGACGCGGGCTATGCCGCAGCACTTGGTAAATCGCTGATCATCCTGCACGGCCCCGACCACGCCCACGCGCTGAAAGAGGTCGATGCCGCGGCGCTCGCCGTGGCCTCCGAGCCTGCGCAAGTGGTGGAGATTCTGCGCTATGTCTTGACCGGTACGCTGCCGGGGTGA
- a CDS encoding histidine kinase dimerization/phosphoacceptor domain -containing protein yields the protein MSLVDEKRQWFKARVGFEPHETALDQSVCSHAILDEGYTEIADMGADPRTSDNPLYVGDPRVKFYAGANLVAPNGQPIGTLCVLDTKPRTLNDFQRQALQTLSRHVMMQLELRKKIRIEAALRAEMDHRVKNSFQTIASLLRMATRKVQDPDAKDVLALVERRFGAVASLHSELMGQGGRSKVQTTSYLEQLNKLLAASAPDHVTIFCAAEPGELQAVQASALGMIVSEFVANSIKHAFAGDRAGEIRISLRRQEGAEGWLLECRDNGCGHASAVSGADSTGLGRMLMATAAEQLNGRLTTDFSPEGALLRVCFRD from the coding sequence ATCAGTCTGGTTGATGAAAAGCGCCAATGGTTCAAGGCGCGCGTCGGGTTCGAGCCGCATGAGACGGCCCTTGATCAATCGGTCTGCTCTCATGCCATTCTCGACGAGGGCTATACTGAGATCGCGGATATGGGGGCGGATCCGCGCACCTCGGACAATCCGCTTTATGTTGGCGACCCTCGGGTGAAATTCTATGCCGGTGCCAATCTTGTCGCGCCGAACGGCCAGCCGATTGGCACGCTTTGCGTGCTGGATACCAAGCCGCGGACCCTGAATGATTTCCAACGCCAAGCGCTGCAAACCCTGTCGCGCCATGTGATGATGCAGTTGGAACTGCGCAAGAAAATCCGCATCGAAGCGGCGCTGCGCGCCGAGATGGACCACCGGGTTAAGAACTCGTTCCAGACCATCGCCTCATTGCTGCGCATGGCGACACGCAAGGTGCAAGACCCCGACGCCAAGGATGTGCTTGCCCTTGTCGAGCGCCGTTTCGGCGCGGTGGCATCGCTGCACAGCGAGTTGATGGGGCAGGGTGGCCGAAGCAAGGTGCAAACCACCTCCTACCTCGAACAGCTGAACAAGCTCCTCGCTGCCAGCGCGCCGGACCACGTGACCATCTTTTGCGCGGCTGAGCCGGGCGAGTTGCAGGCCGTGCAGGCCTCGGCGCTCGGCATGATCGTGAGCGAATTCGTGGCCAATTCGATCAAACACGCCTTTGCCGGGGACCGGGCGGGGGAGATCAGAATCTCCCTACGGCGGCAGGAGGGGGCCGAGGGCTGGCTTCTGGAATGCCGCGACAATGGCTGCGGCCATGCCAGTGCCGTCTCGGGGGCCGATAGCACGGGGCTGGGGCGGATGTTGATGGCCACGGCAGCCGAGCAGTTGAACGGGCGTCTGACGACCGATTTCAGCCCCGAGGGCGCGCTTTTGCGGGTCTGTTTTCGGGATTGA
- the mscL gene encoding large conductance mechanosensitive channel protein MscL has protein sequence MIQEFKDFIAKGNVMDMAVGIIIGAAFTAIVSSLVADLINPIIGLFTGGVDFTNNYAVLSGDVPATASLEQAREAGASVFAYGSFLMAVINFFIIAFVVFILVKMVNRVKAAAEKPDEVAPEVKTGPSQLDVLLEIRDALKAR, from the coding sequence GTGATTCAAGAATTCAAGGATTTCATCGCCAAGGGGAATGTCATGGACATGGCCGTTGGTATCATCATCGGCGCGGCCTTCACAGCGATCGTGTCGTCACTGGTGGCCGATCTGATCAACCCGATCATCGGGCTTTTCACCGGCGGGGTGGATTTCACCAATAACTATGCCGTGCTGTCGGGCGATGTGCCTGCGACCGCTTCGCTAGAGCAGGCGCGGGAGGCGGGGGCGTCGGTCTTTGCCTATGGCTCGTTCCTGATGGCCGTGATCAACTTTTTCATCATCGCCTTCGTGGTCTTCATCTTGGTGAAGATGGTGAACCGGGTGAAGGCGGCAGCGGAAAAGCCGGATGAGGTGGCACCAGAGGTCAAGACCGGCCCATCGCAGCTCGATGTATTGCTGGAAATTCGAGACGCTTTGAAGGCGCGCTGA